The DNA region CACTTGGGTCTTGAAGACAATGACTTTGACGATGATATTGACCCACTTGTGACAACAGGTGCCTACCTATCACCAAAAGAATTTAAGGAAGCTCTACTTGATGAAAACACAGTCGTACTCGACACCCGTAATGACTATGAGTACGATCTTGGTCACTTCCGTGGAGCCATTCGCCCAGACATCCGCAATTTCCGCGAGTTACCACAGTGGGTTCGTGACAACAAGGAGAAGTTCATGGACAAGCGCGTAGTCGTTTATTGTACCGGTGGTGTCCGCTGTGAGAAGTTTTCTGGCTGGATGGTGCGTGAGGGCTACAAGGATGTTGGTCAGCTTCATGGCGGTATTGCGACCTATGGGAAAGATCCAGAGGTTCGCGGTGAGTTATGGGATGGTAAGATGTATGTCTTTGACGAACGCATTGCCGTTGACATCAATCATGTTGACCCAGTTATTGTCGGGAAAGACTGGTTTGACGGTACGCCTTGCGAGCGCTATGTCAACTGTGGAAACCCCTTCTGTAACCGTCGTATTTTGACTTCGGAAGAAAATGAGAACAAATATGTGCGTGGTTGTTCTGCAAAATGTCGTGCCCATGAGCGCAACCGCTATATCATTGAAAACAACTTGACCCGTGAAGACTGGCTAGAGCGCTTGTCTGAGATTGGCGAAGCATTGCCTGTCATGGCGTAAAGTAGAAGACTGCTAGAGTTTTCATGAGAAGATAAAAACGAGTTTCCGTAATGAAACTCGTTTTATAGTGGTCTCTTGTTGGGAATACCAGCCTTGCGTGGAAACTTATTAGGAGTTTCCTTTTTCTTTTCGACAATGGTTAATGTTCGCGGGTCACCATTTGGTAAACAGTAGTCATGGTTTTCAACAACTTTTGCAAAGAGGAGATTCAAAGCATTTTGAGCCTGTGCCAGTTCATCTTCGGCACTTGAAGCCTTTAGGGCAATGAGTTTACCGTTGAGCTTTAAGTATGGGATGGTTAACTCAGATAGAATCTGCATGCGAGCAACTGCTCGTGCTGTAACAAGGTCAA from Streptococcus ruminantium includes:
- the trhO gene encoding oxygen-dependent tRNA uridine(34) hydroxylase TrhO, coding for MSKDIRVLLYYKYVPIENAEAYAAEHLAFCKSIGLKGRILIADEGINGTVSGDYETTQKYMDYVHANPLFSDLWFKIDEENEQAFKKMFVRYKKEIVHLGLEDNDFDDDIDPLVTTGAYLSPKEFKEALLDENTVVLDTRNDYEYDLGHFRGAIRPDIRNFRELPQWVRDNKEKFMDKRVVVYCTGGVRCEKFSGWMVREGYKDVGQLHGGIATYGKDPEVRGELWDGKMYVFDERIAVDINHVDPVIVGKDWFDGTPCERYVNCGNPFCNRRILTSEENENKYVRGCSAKCRAHERNRYIIENNLTREDWLERLSEIGEALPVMA